The DNA region TATCGGTTATGAAGCGACGTGTAAGCACATTGAGGATATTAGCCAAATTAAAGTCGCACTTAATCGTGAACCGGTCTCGCTGAAACATGGAGATATGATTTTAGTGTGTAAGCTAAAGTATAGGCTTGCAAACGCCGATATGAAGAATGATAAATCTTTTCAGGACACGATAAATGCAGATGATTTTGAGTACTGGCAAATTGATGTTCGCGATTATGATTATTCAAACTATTCTTCTTCTTCAGCTATTCCGTAGGAGAGAGTTGCTGGGCTGTAACCTACCACAGATCCGCCAAACCATCTTAGACCTAATGGCGTCACCGATCTAAATGGCAGAACAACGTATATATCATATCCGGTGTGTCGGCTTTTCTCTCTTTTGATATCTTTTGTAACTGGCCGACAGATTACCCTGATCTCCTGGTCATTACAATTTACATTCATGCATATGGCGCGCGTAGCTTCGCCACAACTATCATAGATGGCCAGACCATTTCCGTCGAATTTAGCGCCCTGGCTAATGCTAAGCGCGCCAGTTAACGCGATGTTATTTGCGATCCTAGTCTGGATGACATAGGCAGAAGATTCTAACGCTCCTATAGCCGATAGCATAAATAACAAGACTACGCCCATAGCTAATATGCTATGGCCTTCTCCTCTTCTGCCCTGCATTGTTTTTTATGGTATTGTGCCGAAGATATTTTCGACCTGTGATGCTCTCCTATTAAAGAGATTTATAAATCTTACGACAACCACAGCGATTATTCCTGCGACAGCTAGACCGAGAATATACATCAAGATCTGGAATAGATCCCCTGCAGCTTTTCTGTTCATGCCTATGATTGTAGCATTACAGGAAAAAGAATCAAGGGTTATTCGGAGTACAGCACGAAATTGTAACTAAAATGTTTATTTCGCCTGTGATATAGTTATATTAATTTCATCGTAGGGAGCATTGTAGTTATCGCTCATGTATACCGTAAAGCCAAGTTTAACTTATAAAAGTATGGTCGGGAATAGCCGTAATAGTCTTGACATAGGTATATTTCTGTATTATCATGAGTATGATGGAAGATAAAATGAAGACTAACAAATACGCATCCCAGCGTGCATTCGCCATGTTAGTTCATGCAATGAGAGAGCATGGTGAAATAAATGATACGATCGAAAGCATCAAGAATGAAGCTCGTGAAAATGGCGTCTCAGAAAAAGAACTCAACACCATTATCACACGGGCCAAGGCTTACGTGCGAAGATGTCCAACAAAGACTCGAGTTTCATCGCTTGATCGCGAACGGATCTTAAACGAAATAATTGCAGAAATGGAGCGTGGCCATGATCGCGTTGATCGTGGAGTAACATGGGTGATGAAAACTTACGGTTTGAAGCCCCCCACTGCTTATCGCTACCTGCGACTAGCAAACATGATAGCGAAAAAAGAAGTTGAGCTAGATGAGATCGTCTGGGGGGGAGTGTCCAGGCGGGGTCGTCCTAGGAAAAACAAAGTTATCCAAGCCAGTGAATCTGATGAGATCTCTACCTCGGACGATACTCCTATCAGTGAACCCGACGAGATCTCTACCTCGGACGATACTCCTATCAGTGAACCCGACGATACTCCTAGCAAACTAGAGCATGCGTGAATTATTCTGCTGGGCAATCTTTAAAAATGATTGCCCAGCAGGGATATTATAAAAAACTATGAAAAAGCCCTCTATTTTATCAATTCTCGGCGTTTTCGTCATACTGCTCTTGTCTGCATGTGAGCAGACAACTTCAATAAGAAAACCGGTTTTGGCCTCAGAAGCTAATAGGATTAAGACACAAAGCAATCCAATCAATACGGTTTGTAATGGTATTCCCTTAGGTCATTCCATCAATGTCTCTAGCTATGTCATATCTCCTTATTTAGTTGGACCTTATAAATTCGGTCCTTATGAAAGGATTAATATAGAGAAAGAAAATAATTCCATCAGATGGATATCTGATAGTACAATCCTGTTACAAATGCATTGTACCAAAGATGGTATTCGAATGGGGGATGATATATGGTTTATAAAATATAATAAAGATGAGGTATGGCCATCTTTGCCTATTTATACCTTCCTCGTCGCAGATCGCTTGAATTGTAAAACGGTTGCAATTAATTCTGAGGAAATACATGTAAATTGCACAAATAAAGGAAAAATTACAGTTTCGCGTTATCTCTATTTTACAGGAGTTATATATGAAATAGTATACAGAGATCAAGAACAATACGAGATTTTACTTTACAGGTAATTCGTGAAGTAAAATAGTTTAGTCCGAATAGGGGGTTAAATAAAAAGATATAAGTGAATTTGTGAATAAATTAAATAAAATATAATTTAAATGCCCCCCACACATACAAACTATCATGCTTACCTGAGCAAGCTCTGTAAGTGACATTTCATAAGTCAAATGCACCGATAGCCGTGATTCATCAATTTTCACTCCAAAGCTCTTCCTAAATTTAGACTATCCTGATATTTCCACCATGCTATGTTAGACCAACTGCATGCTTATTCGGCTTAATTAAACCTTATCGAGTTGCATCTGTACTATAGCTAGATAGGCCGAAAAGCGCCTACTTGTTGAAATCATGGGAGAGTTGCAAGGCTCGTTGCGTCTTTTGTGCAATGCTGGAATCGGCGGCATTCCCCCCAAGCAAGCGCATCCGGGTTATCAGAGCTATCCACAGGAAGATATAAGTGTGTTGGTTTATACACTCGATATAATTTTAGCTGCGTTTTACATATGGTATAATAAAAACAAGCGGGGTGATGGCGGAAATGGCAGACGCGGATGACTTAAAATCATCTGTCTAATGACATGTGGGTTCGAGTCCCACTCACCCCACTATGGGTATCATGAAAAGATTATCCCTTATCTTTCTGTTTTTTATATGCGCTATACTTTGCAGCGGTTGTGGCCGTGGAAAGGACGCTGCTATAAGGATGATAGATAACGTTTTTGGGCAAATTAACAGCGCATTGTTTGATATATTGGTTTATATAATAATATTCATAATTATGTATAAAGTTATTTCTACGATCTTAGACGAAGCGATCAATAGTGATGTTTTCTTGAGGAATTCAATGGCAAAAACTGACCTTATTATGACGACAATCTCTGCTTTAATATCTTTATTATTAGCCTTCATGGCAAAAACAATCGTAAATACCATCGCTAACTTAGCTATTCAATCATTGCGCCAGTAATATAAAGTATTCAATCAATAACAGGACTGAACTATGGCCCAGAACCTAGTCTTGGCTGTCGCTTTATTAATATTAACAATCTTATCTCAATATTATTCTTGTAAAGGATTGTTTGAGGCGATACCCTTAAATATATTCATACGTGATGTATTTATCATACTTATCTTACTATCTCATAATCCTTATCCCCACGTAGATTATTTATCTCAATTCCTATCGTCTCTACTTTTGTTTACATCGGCATTTATCTTGTATTACTCAAACTTTATTATTATTCGTGCCAATGAGATATGTGCTTCTTTTGTTGGACCAAAATCTTTCTTAAAATTATAATATGAAAGAATTGCCACATAGAATAATGAATTTTTTAGATGATTATAGATATAGAAATATCTATCGTAGTGACAATATAGCCATCTATCAACCCTTTAGTATAGACCACCCTCCATGGTTCGTGTATGTCATAGCATATGATGATGAATTATACATAAGTGATCTATCATATGAGTACAACAAGATTTTATTGTTCTCTCCTCTTCCATACTATTTTAAAAAAAATAGAATATCTAAACAACTCAATCTTGTCCTTAAGTCTATTACTAAAGATTTAACTGAAAACCTTTCCCGTGAAAATAATCTAAAAAAAGATGTATTGGAAGCAGGCCTATGTTTTATTGCGTGCGAAAATGATTCATATCTACTAGGCTTTTACGCTATTGTTATAGAAGAAATAGAAGAGGATATATTCAAAAAAGTAATACACAAATTAATCATAGCAAGTACGAAAGGGCAAGCTGAGATAGATAAAAACTACTAGCATATAAGTAAAGCATTGCAGCTATCTAGAATGACTTTGTATAAATTTAAACGCAATCTTTAAATTCAGCATGATTTATACAATCTAATCAATATAATGTTAGAGAAGTCATCTTCTGCTTTATATTAAAATTAAATTTATAATATTACAAATAAATTGTACTGATAAATTATGTTGTTGATATAATGATAACGAATGGGTGAACTAATAAGTATGCCTAAAGATATAGATTGCTCTAGCCAATTCTTCCGCCTGTTTCTAGTGTGTGCATATTTCCAATTGTTACATGTTGACGATGCTTCATGTTTTATATGTGTTTATAAGATATACTCCTCACGAACTGTTATGTATATAATACCATCGGTAAATAATTAGTATTGTCACGTAAATCCCAGCTAAAGTGCGCTCGCTGCCCTGCTCGGCAGCGAGCGCAAAGCTGGAAGGATTTGGGGCGATAAGGAGAGAGGTGAGGGAAATGAACCCAAACCCTGGACTCATTATACCTATCTACACCATCCCATCAAACGGCCTCGTAGAGAACGGCGCTGAGGTCGCGCCGTTCGCCCTGGCAACTCCGGCGTCACCATCGCCGCCAGCTTGATCGGCTAGGACGGGCGCGGGCGTGAGCTCGGTGTCTTGCCCGTC from Candidatus Methylacidiphilales bacterium includes:
- a CDS encoding DUF1874 domain-containing protein, with the protein product MNSSMMPEPDLAYYPARISRDKFVELVRQAHEMGLLESYIGYEATCKHIEDISQIKVALNREPVSLKHGDMILVCKLKYRLANADMKNDKSFQDTINADDFEYWQIDVRDYDYSNYSSSSAIP